In Panicum virgatum strain AP13 chromosome 4N, P.virgatum_v5, whole genome shotgun sequence, a single window of DNA contains:
- the LOC120671640 gene encoding protein G1-like1 encodes MQGGGAADSPGAAAGGNAPRPSRYESQKRRDWHTFGQYLRNHRPPLELARCSGAHVLEFLRYLDQFGKTKVHAPGCPFFGHPSPPAPCPCPLRQAWGSLDALVGRLRAAFEEHGGRPEANPFGARAVRLYLREVRDSQAKARGIAYEKKRRKRPSSSSQHSQQQQQAAATPPPQAAAPASSPALSDEATERATATEARAHAVHQHHHFLHGFIPHPQFLHGFSLVPGGHPKAVAAGNGSSSGSSAGAGAGSGDEIALAMAAAAEAHAAGCMLPLSVFN; translated from the coding sequence ATGCAGGGCGGAGGCGCGGCCGACagccccggcgcggcggcgggcgggaacGCGCCGCGGCCGAGCCGGTACGAGTCGCAGAAGCGCCGGGACTGGCACACCTTCGGGCAGTACCTGCGCAaccaccggccgccgctggaGCTGGCGCGCTGCAGCGGCGCGCACGTCCTCGAGTTCCTGCGCTACCTCGACCAGTTCGGCAAGACCAAGGTCCACGCGCCGGGCTGCCCCTTCTTCGGCCAcccgtcgccgcccgcgccgtgcccgtgcccgctCCGCCAGGCGTGGGGCAGCCTCGACGCGCTCgtcggccgcctccgcgccgccttcGAGGAGCACGGGGGTCGCCCCGAGGCCAACCCCTTCGGCGCGCGCGCCGTGCGCCTCTACCTCCGCGAGGTCCGCGACAGCCAGGCCAAGGCGCGCGGCATCGCCTACGAGAAGAAGCGCCGGaagcgcccctcctcctcgtcccagcactcccagcagcagcagcaagccgCCGCGACTCCCCCGCCCCAGGCTGCCGctcccgcctcctcgccggctcTGTCGGACGAGGCGACTGAGAGGGCCACGGCCACCGAAGCGCGGGCGCACGCCGtgcaccagcaccaccactTCCTGCACGGCTTCATCCCGCACCCGCAGTTCCTGCACGGCTTCAGCCTGGTGCCGGGCGGCCACCCCAAAGCGGTCGCTGCTGGcaatggcagcagcagcggcagcagcgccggcgccggcgccggcagcggggaCGAGATAGCgctggcgatggcggcggcggcggaggcgcacgcgGCGGGGTGCATGCTGCCGCTCTCAGTGTTCAACTAG